Proteins from one Leptospira perdikensis genomic window:
- a CDS encoding flagellin, with protein MIINHNLAAINSHRVLKFQNEEVSKNMEKLSSGMRINRAGDDASGLAVSEKMRTQVNGLRQAERNTEDGMSLIQTTEGFLQESNDIIQRIRTLAIQSSNGIYTDEDRQMIQVEVSQLIDEVDRIASQAEFNKMNLLQGDFARGSRATSMWFHLGPNQHQRERVFIATMTARALNLKGQSGDLLSLSTADKSNDAIGTLDAALTRISKQRANLGAYFNRLEHAAKGLMNAYENTQASESRIRDADMAEETVAFTKNQILVQSGTAMLAQANVRPQGVLSLLR; from the coding sequence ATGATCATAAACCACAATTTAGCCGCGATCAACTCACATCGCGTACTCAAGTTTCAAAACGAGGAAGTCTCCAAAAATATGGAGAAACTATCCTCTGGAATGCGAATCAACCGTGCAGGTGATGATGCATCCGGACTCGCCGTTTCTGAAAAGATGAGAACGCAAGTGAATGGTCTTAGACAAGCAGAGAGAAATACCGAAGACGGTATGAGCCTTATCCAAACAACGGAAGGTTTTTTGCAAGAATCGAATGATATCATTCAAAGAATTCGAACTCTTGCAATTCAGTCGTCTAACGGTATTTATACTGACGAAGATAGACAAATGATCCAAGTCGAAGTTTCACAACTTATCGACGAAGTGGACAGAATTGCTTCACAAGCAGAATTCAATAAAATGAATTTGCTTCAAGGTGATTTTGCTCGTGGATCTAGAGCAACTTCCATGTGGTTCCATTTAGGACCAAACCAACACCAAAGAGAAAGAGTGTTCATTGCAACAATGACTGCACGTGCACTTAATCTTAAAGGTCAAAGTGGAGATCTCTTGTCTTTGTCAACAGCTGACAAGTCAAACGATGCGATCGGAACTTTGGATGCTGCGTTAACTCGCATTAGTAAACAAAGAGCAAACTTAGGTGCTTACTTTAATCGTCTTGAGCATGCTGCAAAAGGGCTCATGAACGCTTATGAGAATACCCAAGCCTCCGAGTCTAGGATCCGTGATGCGGATATGGCAGAAGAAACTGTGGCTTTCACAAAGAACCAGATTTTAGTTCAATCTGGAACTGCTATGTTAGCTCAGGCGAATGTTCGTCCACAAGGAGTTCTTTCTCTCCTTCGTTAA
- a CDS encoding LIC_10740 family protein: MNTHLQKIKEYLRSLKEIIRVLIFRFYKIGTGETKLTRDFIFLFASWFSLLIFFSFFILAEQNPFRLLVPFQLYSYPSLDHRESVVIYISNGEGEQIPIHRKVLKQDETGAFIYQLVGEVGSPPYFDSVEALAKDGKLFSPKKLLDIRFALKQTWFVEKGSKLVVDWNVSILQDVMEKYRLPRTKSDEADADAEEENTNAPVDTITYYTGGTETGPKESEEVLNKRRILAMESTIRALNASLFENFADLKSIEHKFSGEPSPVYHWDTLPALVTRP; this comes from the coding sequence ATGAATACGCATCTTCAAAAGATTAAAGAATATCTTCGTTCCCTGAAAGAAATCATAAGAGTCCTAATCTTTCGATTTTATAAAATTGGAACAGGGGAAACCAAACTCACACGTGATTTTATATTTTTGTTTGCTTCTTGGTTTTCCCTTCTCATTTTTTTCAGTTTCTTTATTTTGGCGGAACAAAATCCATTTCGATTGTTAGTTCCCTTCCAACTGTATTCTTATCCCTCTCTTGACCATAGAGAATCAGTCGTAATTTACATCTCCAATGGAGAAGGGGAACAAATCCCAATTCACAGAAAGGTATTAAAACAAGATGAAACGGGAGCCTTTATTTACCAGCTTGTAGGCGAAGTGGGATCACCACCTTACTTTGATTCTGTGGAAGCTTTAGCAAAAGATGGAAAGTTGTTTTCTCCTAAAAAACTTTTGGATATTCGGTTTGCTTTAAAACAAACCTGGTTTGTGGAAAAGGGAAGTAAACTTGTTGTGGATTGGAATGTTTCCATTTTACAAGATGTCATGGAAAAATACAGACTTCCTCGTACGAAATCGGATGAAGCAGATGCCGACGCAGAAGAAGAGAATACAAATGCTCCAGTGGACACCATCACATATTATACAGGTGGAACAGAAACAGGCCCTAAAGAATCAGAAGAGGTCCTCAACAAACGTAGGATTCTTGCAATGGAATCCACAATACGCGCGTTAAATGCAAGTCTCTTTGAAAATTTTGCAGACCTAAAATCAATTGAACATAAATTTTCTGGAGAACCGAGTCCTGTTTACCACTGGGATACTTTACCAGCTCTAGTCACACGCCCTTAA